From a region of the Emcibacter sp. SYSU 3D8 genome:
- the yajC gene encoding preprotein translocase subunit YajC — translation MQQLEPFFFIILMFAVFYFIVFRPQQKRAKEHKARLAAMRRGDTVVTAGGIIGKVVKVESGEEVVVEIAPNTQVRLVTATIGDVRSKGEPVKEPVAAKKPANDAD, via the coding sequence ATGCAGCAGCTCGAACCGTTCTTTTTCATAATCCTGATGTTCGCGGTGTTCTATTTCATCGTGTTCCGCCCGCAGCAGAAGCGGGCGAAGGAGCACAAGGCGCGTCTTGCCGCCATGCGCCGGGGCGACACGGTCGTCACCGCGGGCGGAATCATCGGCAAGGTCGTGAAGGTCGAGAGCGGCGAGGAAGTGGTCGTCGAGATCGCTCCCAATACCCAGGTCCGTCTTGTCACGGCGACCATCGGCGACGTTCGTTCCAAGGGCGAGCCGGTGAAAGAGCCCGTGGCCGCGAAGAAGCCGGCCAACGACGCCGACTGA